The genomic stretch GAGGCTAACAGAGATAATACAATGTAATAACGACCTCCCGGAGAATTCCTAAATGTCAGCGTACCGTAAATGCATAAACAGAGACTGAGTGTCCCTCCAAATAGAATAATAATAATAGGTGCAAGCAACGCTTCTGTCATACTCATATTCCCATCTTCACCAGCTCCGATTTTAAATCTTGATGCCTTATTATATAGCAGAAACTTCCATAAAAACAGCAGAAAATTACAAAAATCGACAAATCAAAAAACCTCGAAATCCTCTCTGTTACAGGAGAATCGAGGTTTTTTATAGGTTAGAAGCTTAGATACCGCCTGCAGCTTCCCATTTTGCAATCTCTGTACGGACCATAGGGGCTACTTTGGTGCCCAGCAGTTCGATCGCCCGCATTACGTCCGCGTGCGGCATCGTACCAAGAGGAACATGCAGCATAAACCGGGTGATGCCCACATTTTTGCGTAGATAAATGATCTTCTCTGCCACTGTCTGCGGATCACCTACATATAGTGCTCCTTCGAGACTACGAGCGGCATCATAACTCGAACGAGTATAAGAAGGCCAGCCACGTTCCTTGCCAATCACGTTCATGCTCTGCTGCGTCGGCAGGAAGAAGGTATCTACTGCAGACTCTAAATCATCACCTACAAAACCATGAGAATGAGAGGCAACCGCCAGCTTGGAAGCATCATGACCAGCATGGGTTGCTGCTTTTTTATATAACTGAACGAGCGGCGCAAACTGAGTCGGTCTGCCCCCAATGATCGCAAGTACCAGCGGTAAACCAAGTAGACCGGCACGAATGACGGACTCCTGATTGCCGCCGCTTCCAATCCATATTGGCAGCGGATCTTGCACCGGACGCGGATATACGCCTAGATTTTGAATTGCCGGACGATGTGTACCGCTCCAGGTTACTTTTTCGGATTCACGTAACTTTAGTAAGAGATCCAGTTTTTCATCAAATAACGTATCATAATCGTTCAGATCATATCCAAACAAGGGGAAGGATTCAATAAAGGAACCCCGTCCTGCCATAATCTCTGCTCGGCCATTTGAAATCCCATCTAGTGTAGCAAAATCCTGAAAGACACGTACAGGATCAGCCGAAGACAGCACTGTTACTGCACTTGTTAAGCGAATATGGCTTGTTTGGGCTGCTGCTGCAGCCAGTACCATAGCGGGACTCGAAGCCGCATAATCTTTTCGATGATGCTCCCCTACTCCATATACATCAAGGCCTACCTCATCTGCAAGCACGATCTCCTCGACTACTTCACG from Paenibacillus polygoni encodes the following:
- a CDS encoding LLM class flavin-dependent oxidoreductase produces the protein MEIGISTFAETSPDVHTGEVMSHAQRLREVVEEIVLADEVGLDVYGVGEHHRKDYAASSPAMVLAAAAAQTSHIRLTSAVTVLSSADPVRVFQDFATLDGISNGRAEIMAGRGSFIESFPLFGYDLNDYDTLFDEKLDLLLKLRESEKVTWSGTHRPAIQNLGVYPRPVQDPLPIWIGSGGNQESVIRAGLLGLPLVLAIIGGRPTQFAPLVQLYKKAATHAGHDASKLAVASHSHGFVGDDLESAVDTFFLPTQQSMNVIGKERGWPSYTRSSYDAARSLEGALYVGDPQTVAEKIIYLRKNVGITRFMLHVPLGTMPHADVMRAIELLGTKVAPMVRTEIAKWEAAGGI